A section of the Candidatus Eisenbacteria bacterium genome encodes:
- a CDS encoding aminotransferase class V-fold PLP-dependent enzyme, whose protein sequence is MRELWPLEPDALYLNHGTVGVTPKRVLAVQQAIRDEIERHPARFLLRELADLRMGPMRAPARMRVAAAQVAEFVGVPGDELMFVDNATTGVNAVLRSFDFDAGDEIVVTDHGYGAVNLTAAYVASRTGAVVRTATLPEPRWEADDIADTISGAFNEHTRLVVVDHVSAESAAIFPIRAIASRAHAVGAAVLVDGAHAPGMIPLDLDAFGVDWYVGNLHKWAMSPRSSAILWAAPERRASLHPTTISWGLGKGLDAEFDLVGTRDPSPWLASPAGIEFIRDLGFEAMCRYNHALVWSATRMMCDRWNVPLPGDESLFGNMVTIPLPERFGTTPQAGARLKDALLYEERIESRPFGWRGRVYLRLAAQVYNELADFERLAVALEKHL, encoded by the coding sequence ATGCGCGAGCTGTGGCCGCTCGAGCCCGACGCGTTGTACCTGAACCACGGCACCGTCGGCGTGACGCCGAAGCGCGTGCTCGCGGTGCAGCAGGCGATCCGCGACGAGATCGAGCGCCACCCTGCGCGGTTCCTGCTGCGCGAGCTGGCGGATCTGCGCATGGGGCCGATGCGAGCACCGGCGCGCATGCGAGTGGCGGCCGCGCAGGTGGCGGAGTTCGTGGGGGTGCCGGGCGATGAGCTGATGTTCGTCGACAACGCCACGACCGGCGTGAACGCGGTGCTGCGTTCGTTCGACTTCGACGCCGGCGACGAGATCGTGGTGACCGATCATGGCTACGGTGCGGTCAATCTGACCGCCGCCTACGTCGCGAGCCGCACCGGCGCCGTGGTCCGCACCGCGACGCTTCCGGAGCCGCGCTGGGAAGCGGACGACATCGCCGACACGATCTCCGGGGCTTTCAACGAACACACTCGACTGGTGGTGGTCGATCACGTCTCGGCCGAGAGTGCTGCGATCTTCCCGATCCGGGCGATCGCCTCGCGCGCGCATGCGGTCGGCGCGGCGGTGCTGGTGGACGGCGCCCACGCCCCGGGAATGATTCCGCTCGACCTCGATGCGTTCGGTGTGGACTGGTACGTCGGCAACCTCCACAAGTGGGCGATGTCGCCGCGCAGCAGCGCGATCCTGTGGGCGGCACCCGAGCGGCGCGCCTCGCTGCACCCGACCACGATCTCGTGGGGCCTCGGCAAGGGCCTGGACGCCGAGTTCGACCTGGTCGGCACCCGCGATCCCTCGCCGTGGCTGGCCTCGCCGGCCGGCATCGAGTTCATCCGGGATCTCGGCTTCGAGGCCATGTGCCGGTACAACCATGCGCTGGTGTGGAGCGCGACCCGGATGATGTGCGACCGCTGGAACGTGCCGTTGCCGGGTGACGAGTCGCTGTTCGGCAACATGGTCACGATCCCGCTGCCCGAGCGGTTCGGCACCACGCCTCAGGCCGGGGCGCGGCTCAAGGACGCGCTGCTCTACGAGGAGCGCATTGAAAGCCGCCCGTTCGGGTGGCGCGGCCGCGTGTACCTGCGCCTGGCTGCGCAGGTTTATAACGAATTGGCGGACTTCGAGCGGCTCGCCGTGGCGCTCGAAAAGCACCTCTAA
- a CDS encoding HDOD domain-containing protein, producing the protein MKRILFVDDEPEVLAGLRNALYDRRRQWDMLFLTTGQDALAALELEPFDLVVSDIRMNDMDGITLLNEVRRRHATTARLVLSGVTDRESVLRALPVAQQFLSKPCDSATLHAALDRVFSLQELIGDPAVHSLVGGLESLPSLPSTYGELMRAVEEPNTSLDDLAMIVESDAGLAGRVLQLANSSFFTASRRTLSVRTAVSYLGVEILRAITLVTHVFKDLEHIRPTLHSLARLKDHSLQVARLARRMATEPKRAELAFTAGLLHDVGMVILAQRSLARFSRIDRIAAETGRAFHEAERELGPPSHAEVGAFLLGTWGLPFDLVEVVAFHHTPGRVHEGGSLDVLAAVHVADSFVHATDSGASDPNATLDSEFLERSGHRAKLDAWWNIAIEEAASEPNARGA; encoded by the coding sequence ATGAAGCGGATCCTGTTCGTCGACGACGAGCCAGAAGTCCTGGCCGGACTCCGCAACGCGCTCTACGACCGGCGCCGTCAGTGGGACATGCTGTTCCTGACCACGGGCCAGGACGCGCTCGCCGCACTCGAGCTGGAGCCGTTCGATCTCGTGGTCTCGGACATTCGGATGAACGACATGGACGGCATCACGCTCCTCAACGAGGTGCGCCGCCGCCATGCCACGACTGCGCGACTGGTGCTGTCCGGGGTGACGGATCGTGAGTCGGTCTTGCGGGCGCTTCCGGTCGCTCAGCAATTCCTGAGCAAGCCTTGCGACTCGGCCACACTTCACGCCGCGCTCGACCGGGTGTTCTCGCTCCAGGAACTGATCGGAGATCCGGCCGTGCACTCACTGGTCGGGGGCCTCGAGAGTCTGCCCTCGCTGCCCTCGACCTATGGCGAGTTGATGCGCGCGGTGGAAGAGCCGAACACCTCGCTCGACGACCTTGCGATGATCGTCGAGAGCGACGCGGGACTGGCGGGGCGCGTGCTGCAGCTGGCGAACTCGTCGTTCTTCACCGCCTCACGGCGCACGCTTTCGGTTCGCACCGCAGTGTCCTATCTCGGCGTCGAAATCCTGCGCGCGATCACGCTCGTCACCCATGTCTTCAAGGACCTCGAGCACATCCGCCCCACGCTCCACTCGCTGGCGAGACTGAAGGATCATTCGCTTCAGGTCGCCCGGCTCGCACGCCGCATGGCGACCGAGCCCAAGCGCGCCGAGCTGGCGTTCACCGCCGGGCTGCTCCACGACGTCGGAATGGTGATCCTCGCCCAGCGCTCGCTCGCACGCTTCTCGCGCATCGATCGCATCGCCGCCGAGACCGGCCGCGCATTCCACGAGGCGGAGCGCGAACTCGGTCCGCCGTCGCACGCCGAGGTCGGCGCGTTCCTGCTGGGTACCTGGGGATTGCCGTTCGACCTGGTCGAGGTGGTCGCCTTCCATCACACTCCCGGACGCGTTCATGAAGGAGGTTCGCTCGACGTGTTGGCGGCGGTGCATGTGGCGGACAGCTTCGTGCACGCCACCGACAGCGGTGCAAGCGATCCGAACGCAACGCTGGACTCCGAGTTCCTCGAGCGCTCCGGCCATCGAGCGAAGCTCGATGCCTGGTGGAACATCGCGATCGAAGAGGCTGCGTCCGAGCCCAACGCCCGCGGAGCCTGA
- a CDS encoding histidine triad nucleotide-binding protein — protein MSSCLFCRIVAGEIPATRVAESANVLAFRDLQPEAPTHVLLIPREHVASSAAELTESHAAMLGELFELAARIARDEQLERGWRLVTNVGAEGGQSVHHLHVHLLGGRPMQWPPG, from the coding sequence ATGTCGAGCTGCCTGTTCTGCCGTATCGTCGCGGGCGAGATTCCCGCGACCCGTGTGGCGGAGAGCGCGAACGTGCTCGCGTTTCGCGATCTCCAGCCCGAGGCACCCACCCACGTGCTGCTGATCCCGCGCGAGCACGTCGCATCCTCCGCGGCCGAGCTGACCGAATCCCACGCGGCGATGCTCGGCGAGCTGTTCGAACTCGCGGCGCGAATCGCGCGCGACGAGCAACTCGAGCGCGGCTGGCGGCTGGTCACGAACGTCGGCGCCGAAGGCGGTCAGAGCGTGCATCATCTGCACGTTCATCTGCTGGGTGGCCGGCCGATGCAGTGGCCGCCAGGCTGA